One Bacillota bacterium genomic region harbors:
- a CDS encoding ribonuclease J, translated as MAKRNSKFKIVFLGGMGEIGKNMTVFEYNNELIVVDAGVMFPEDDMPGVDLVIPDTTYLMDNAHRIKAVILTHGHEDHIGGVPFLLKQVNIPVYGTKLTLGLLKLKLIEHNLERSTQLHEVKAGQRIKIGKFDMEFIHVNHSIPDVVALAIHTELGTVIHCSDFKFDQTPIDGRVTDLYKLAQLGNEGVLCLLSDSTNAERPGYTESERTVGETFARIFARAEGRIFVATFASNVHRLQQIVDASEAQGRKICVIGRSMVNVVGIAQELGYLKIPEGMLIDVEQVDKLPADKVVIITTGSQGEPMSALTRIAMAEHRKLAIAPGDTVIISANPIPGNEKSVGKIINHLFKEGATVVYEPHFGIHTSGHAQQEELKLLLNLTKPKYFVPIHGEHRMLMKHAELAETVGVPKENICIAELGSVLEFSDSGLRMADRVASGQVFVDGLGVGDVGNIVLRDRRQLASDGILIVVVTISGRNGEILAGPDIVTRGFVYVRESEELIEEARERVRAVLAEYEGKGVTEWGLLKQGVREALSRYLYEKTKRRPMILPIIMEV; from the coding sequence ATGGCGAAAAGAAACAGCAAATTTAAGATCGTCTTCCTTGGAGGTATGGGAGAGATCGGTAAGAACATGACGGTGTTCGAGTACAACAACGAACTGATTGTTGTCGACGCCGGGGTCATGTTTCCCGAAGACGATATGCCAGGTGTCGACTTAGTTATTCCTGACACCACTTATTTAATGGATAATGCACACAGAATTAAGGCAGTTATACTTACCCATGGTCATGAAGATCACATTGGTGGAGTGCCTTTCTTATTGAAACAGGTAAATATTCCGGTATACGGTACCAAGCTTACCTTGGGACTGCTGAAGCTGAAATTGATCGAGCACAACCTGGAGCGCTCAACTCAGCTGCACGAGGTTAAGGCAGGTCAGCGGATTAAAATTGGAAAATTCGACATGGAGTTTATCCATGTCAATCACAGTATTCCAGATGTGGTTGCACTGGCAATTCACACAGAGCTCGGCACAGTGATCCACTGCAGTGATTTTAAGTTTGATCAGACGCCGATTGACGGTCGAGTAACAGATTTATACAAGTTAGCCCAGTTGGGGAATGAAGGCGTGCTGTGTCTGCTGTCCGATTCTACCAATGCGGAGCGTCCTGGGTATACAGAATCCGAACGGACCGTAGGAGAGACTTTTGCCCGCATCTTTGCTCGAGCTGAAGGGCGGATATTTGTAGCAACCTTTGCATCAAATGTCCATCGACTGCAGCAGATCGTTGATGCCTCAGAAGCCCAAGGCCGTAAGATCTGCGTGATCGGCCGCAGTATGGTTAATGTGGTTGGAATCGCTCAAGAATTGGGTTATCTTAAAATTCCCGAAGGCATGTTGATCGATGTGGAGCAGGTGGATAAACTTCCGGCTGATAAAGTTGTCATAATTACGACAGGTTCTCAGGGTGAACCAATGTCAGCCCTAACCCGCATCGCGATGGCAGAACACCGAAAACTAGCAATTGCCCCGGGAGATACGGTTATTATCTCCGCCAATCCGATTCCGGGTAATGAAAAAAGTGTCGGCAAGATCATCAACCACTTATTTAAGGAAGGCGCCACTGTGGTCTATGAACCGCATTTTGGCATTCATACCTCTGGTCACGCGCAGCAGGAAGAGCTAAAGCTGCTGCTGAACCTGACCAAGCCGAAGTATTTTGTTCCCATTCACGGTGAGCACCGCATGCTGATGAAACACGCTGAGCTGGCAGAGACTGTTGGGGTGCCAAAAGAGAACATCTGTATAGCAGAACTTGGGTCTGTTCTCGAGTTCAGTGATTCAGGACTGAGAATGGCGGACCGGGTAGCATCGGGACAGGTATTCGTTGATGGATTAGGTGTGGGCGATGTAGGCAACATCGTCCTGCGGGATCGCCGTCAACTAGCCAGCGACGGTATCCTAATTGTGGTAGTGACGATCAGCGGCCGCAATGGAGAGATTCTGGCAGGCCCCGATATTGTCACTAGGGGATTTGTATATGTGCGTGAATCAGAAGAACTAATTGAAGAAGCCCGCGAGAGGGTCCGGGCAGTATTGGCGGAGTATGAAGGCAAGGGCGTTACCGAATGGGGCCTGCTCAAACAGGGCGTGCGTGAGGCGCTGTCCCGTTATCTTTATGAGAAAACAAAGCGGCGTCCGATGATTCTGCCGATTATTATGGAAGTATAG
- a CDS encoding translocation-enhancing protein TepA, whose product MDLPQNKYLSQEMVPPPNQPAEPGQNQPYSGQNSMQAIRNFGQMNLPDGSAAFHVLPIIGQVEGHMVLPPRNKTTKYEHVIPQLVAIEQNPKIRGLLIILNTVGGDIEAGLAIAEMIKTMSKPTVSLVLGGGHSIGTPIAVAADHSFIAETATMTIHPIRLTGMVIGVPQTYDYLDKMQDRIIRFIVDNSGVPEQQLREMMFRTGELVRDVGTVLIGEEAVRCGLIDELGGLGEAVAVLRQYINNPMLAKSRRLRFQPQYQQPYSYQGYNVRGGY is encoded by the coding sequence ATGGATTTACCTCAAAATAAATACCTAAGTCAGGAGATGGTTCCGCCTCCGAATCAACCTGCGGAACCAGGCCAAAATCAGCCCTATTCGGGGCAGAATTCTATGCAGGCAATTCGTAATTTCGGACAAATGAATTTACCTGATGGTTCAGCTGCATTCCATGTGCTGCCGATAATTGGTCAGGTGGAAGGTCACATGGTGCTGCCGCCCCGCAATAAAACTACTAAGTATGAGCATGTGATTCCACAGCTTGTGGCTATTGAGCAGAATCCGAAGATTAGGGGACTGCTGATTATCCTCAACACCGTTGGTGGCGATATAGAAGCAGGTTTGGCTATTGCGGAAATGATTAAAACGATGTCAAAACCGACAGTATCTTTGGTTTTGGGTGGAGGTCACTCCATCGGCACACCCATTGCTGTGGCGGCTGACCATTCTTTTATCGCTGAAACCGCTACCATGACGATCCACCCGATCCGTTTGACCGGGATGGTTATTGGGGTGCCTCAAACCTATGACTATCTGGATAAAATGCAGGATCGGATTATTCGATTTATAGTCGATAATTCCGGTGTACCTGAACAGCAGCTGCGGGAAATGATGTTTCGCACCGGAGAACTGGTGCGAGATGTGGGAACGGTGCTGATTGGCGAAGAAGCGGTCCGATGCGGATTAATTGATGAACTCGGTGGTTTGGGTGAAGCAGTGGCAGTACTGCGCCAGTATATCAATAATCCGATGCTAGCAAAATCACGGCGCCTGCGTTTTCAGCCCCAGTACCAGCAGCCATACAGCTATCAGGGATATAATGTCAGAGGAGGGTACTAG
- a CDS encoding Na/Pi cotransporter family protein, whose translation MGTIKILFNFSLSISIFLLSLRLMSSSVQAVLGRRLRRLLALLTYNPLISLVTGAVVTAAVQSSSAVAAISVALVNAGVLSLKQAFGVVLGANIGTTVTAQIVALDMSQLAAPLMLCGLFLLPWNRKTYHLGVGIIAVGSLFMGLTMLKLSLLPLLEYELVRRALIEVSSHVVPAVLAGLLITAVVQSSSAVTSVVIVLGQIQAISLVGAIAIAFGSNIGTVLTTLLSSIGMTKESKATAYADLVFNCLGVLIMLPFIHYFASFVAGTSSNLAQQIANAHTLFNVITAVFALLLIDPLTKLVSKMAGISSSGEKIY comes from the coding sequence ATGGGTACTATCAAGATTTTGTTCAACTTCAGTTTAAGCATATCAATATTTCTGCTCAGCCTGCGCTTAATGAGCAGCAGCGTCCAAGCTGTGTTGGGGCGGCGACTGCGGAGACTGCTGGCACTATTAACGTACAATCCGCTCATCAGCCTTGTAACCGGTGCAGTTGTTACAGCAGCCGTGCAGAGCAGCAGCGCTGTGGCCGCGATTTCGGTAGCTTTGGTTAACGCAGGAGTATTGAGTTTAAAACAAGCCTTCGGAGTAGTTTTAGGTGCTAATATTGGGACTACCGTCACTGCCCAGATTGTGGCGTTGGATATGTCCCAACTGGCTGCGCCGCTTATGCTCTGTGGGCTTTTTTTGCTGCCTTGGAATCGTAAAACCTATCATTTAGGTGTTGGAATTATCGCGGTAGGCAGCCTATTTATGGGGCTGACTATGTTAAAACTGAGTTTACTGCCGCTGTTAGAGTATGAACTGGTTCGCAGGGCTCTGATAGAAGTCAGCAGCCATGTAGTTCCGGCTGTATTAGCAGGGTTGCTTATCACTGCTGTCGTGCAGTCGAGCAGCGCGGTGACCAGTGTTGTTATTGTTTTAGGCCAAATTCAGGCGATTTCATTGGTAGGAGCAATCGCAATTGCGTTCGGCAGCAATATTGGAACGGTATTAACCACATTGTTGTCCAGCATCGGCATGACCAAAGAGTCAAAAGCCACGGCTTATGCCGATCTGGTATTTAACTGCCTTGGAGTATTGATCATGCTTCCTTTCATCCACTACTTTGCTAGTTTTGTTGCTGGAACCAGTTCGAACTTAGCGCAGCAGATTGCCAATGCGCATACGCTCTTTAACGTAATTACCGCAGTTTTTGCGCTGCTTCTGATTGATCCATTAACTAAACTTGTCAGCAAAATGGCAGGAATAAGCAGTTCTGGGGAGAAGATTTATTAA
- the uppP gene encoding undecaprenyl-diphosphatase UppP has translation MNLFEAIVLGIVQGLTEFLPVSSSGHLVLFSAMFKIQEPGMVFEVMLHFGTLIAIFLAFWPDVVMLVKSGFRLLTHPREIVRLAKEDEGCRLVLSIVVATIPIVIIGLLFKDWITGLFSSPVFTGAMLLVTGTILYISDRVKKGTLVMEKMGILDAIFIGLGQGLAVLPGISRSGTTIAAGLLRKLEREDAARFSFLLSIPAVLGSQVLAVKDLLTYPLAQDSLLNMIIGTVFAAVTGFLAIKLLLNFVRRGRLVMFSYYTWFVGLLVLVLSL, from the coding sequence GTGAATCTATTCGAAGCAATTGTTTTGGGTATTGTTCAAGGACTAACAGAATTTCTGCCCGTTAGTTCTTCCGGACACTTAGTTTTGTTCAGCGCAATGTTCAAAATTCAAGAGCCGGGCATGGTTTTCGAAGTCATGCTTCATTTCGGCACCCTAATTGCCATCTTCCTTGCATTCTGGCCTGATGTAGTAATGTTAGTTAAGTCTGGATTTCGCCTTCTTACGCATCCTAGAGAGATTGTCAGGCTGGCGAAAGAGGATGAGGGCTGCCGCTTAGTGCTCAGTATCGTTGTCGCTACAATTCCCATCGTAATCATTGGACTGCTGTTTAAGGATTGGATTACCGGGCTGTTCAGCTCACCGGTGTTTACCGGAGCTATGCTGCTTGTAACCGGCACGATTCTCTACATTTCTGATCGGGTGAAGAAAGGTACCCTTGTCATGGAAAAAATGGGGATTTTAGACGCCATTTTTATCGGTCTAGGCCAGGGTTTGGCTGTTCTGCCCGGCATATCTCGGTCCGGAACTACCATAGCCGCTGGACTGCTGCGGAAACTAGAGCGCGAAGATGCGGCCAGGTTTTCGTTTTTGCTGAGTATACCCGCAGTGCTCGGTTCCCAGGTTTTGGCTGTTAAAGACCTGCTTACTTATCCGCTAGCGCAGGATTCGCTTTTGAATATGATAATTGGAACGGTGTTTGCCGCTGTGACCGGCTTTTTGGCGATCAAACTGCTGTTAAATTTTGTCAGAAGAGGCCGACTCGTTATGTTCTCCTATTACACATGGTTTGTCGGTCTTTTGGTGTTAGTACTCAGCTTATAA
- a CDS encoding YggS family pyridoxal phosphate-dependent enzyme, producing the protein MDLAHNLEIIRSRIAQACARVNRDPQSVQLVAVTKTVDDNVVQQLIELGVNIFGENRAQQGKQRSEAFSQSEWHLIGTLQTNKVKLCRNFGLIHSLDRLKLAHELDKHAEQWDKQIDVLIQVNISNEPSKHGLKPQEVIGFAEMVTRECHHLNLRGLMGMAPFVEPEAARPYFRELAQLHQRLITEVKADAGILSMGMSNDFEVAIEEGATMVRIGSALFTEGD; encoded by the coding sequence ATGGATTTGGCGCACAATTTGGAGATTATTCGCAGTAGGATTGCTCAAGCATGCGCTCGCGTTAACCGCGATCCGCAGTCGGTTCAATTAGTTGCTGTGACCAAAACGGTTGATGACAATGTGGTTCAACAGCTGATTGAACTTGGTGTAAACATATTTGGGGAAAACAGAGCTCAGCAGGGAAAACAGCGCAGTGAAGCTTTTTCCCAATCCGAATGGCATTTAATCGGAACTCTGCAGACAAATAAGGTAAAGCTCTGCAGGAATTTCGGTTTGATTCATTCTCTGGACCGCCTAAAACTTGCCCATGAGCTTGATAAGCACGCTGAGCAGTGGGACAAGCAGATAGATGTTTTGATTCAGGTGAATATTTCCAATGAACCTTCCAAGCACGGTCTTAAGCCGCAGGAAGTAATCGGTTTTGCAGAAATGGTCACTAGGGAGTGTCATCACTTAAATCTGCGTGGTTTGATGGGAATGGCACCTTTTGTTGAACCCGAAGCTGCTCGCCCATATTTTCGCGAGCTGGCACAGCTGCATCAAAGGCTGATAACAGAAGTAAAAGCGGATGCAGGTATATTGTCGATGGGGATGAGCAATGATTTTGAAGTAGCGATTGAGGAAGGAGCTACTATGGTCCGAATCGGTTCAGCTTTATTTACAGAGGGGGATTAG
- a CDS encoding cell division protein SepF, whose translation MASVFDKVLTLLGVRGEPEEEEQKQVEVVSKQRETSRPVRRGNLISLDGGGGAKPIRIIVIEPVEFEEVRTYVDHLKNKNPLIVRLTHMDVHEARRIVDFMSGATYAIDGNMRKLGDMIFFFAPQSVTIEGEIEPDLFDLGDLNEEL comes from the coding sequence ATGGCTTCCGTTTTTGATAAAGTATTGACCTTGCTGGGGGTTCGTGGAGAACCCGAAGAAGAGGAACAAAAGCAAGTGGAAGTTGTTTCTAAACAGCGTGAAACCAGCAGACCCGTCCGCAGGGGTAATTTGATCAGTCTGGACGGAGGTGGAGGTGCAAAACCAATTAGGATTATAGTGATTGAGCCGGTGGAGTTCGAAGAGGTACGCACCTATGTAGACCACTTGAAAAACAAAAACCCCCTGATTGTGCGTTTGACTCATATGGATGTTCACGAAGCCAGAAGAATTGTGGATTTTATGAGTGGTGCCACCTACGCCATTGACGGCAATATGCGCAAACTGGGGGATATGATCTTTTTCTTTGCACCACAGTCAGTAACTATTGAAGGTGAAATTGAGCCCGATCTGTTTGATCTGGGCGATCTGAACGAGGAGTTATAG
- a CDS encoding YggT family protein — MALLGLVNSLFRAYELILLVRVILTWIPNLDPTHPVVQFLYRATEPVLRPIRNLMPPGPLDFSPLIAFILLQIVREIVFRIIIAFLF; from the coding sequence ATGGCGCTCTTGGGTTTAGTTAACAGTTTATTTCGAGCATATGAGTTAATTTTACTGGTGCGGGTCATTTTAACCTGGATCCCTAATCTTGATCCCACTCATCCCGTGGTTCAGTTTCTTTACCGCGCAACTGAACCGGTGCTGCGTCCGATTCGAAATCTGATGCCTCCCGGTCCGCTGGATTTTTCACCTTTAATTGCATTCATACTGCTGCAGATTGTTAGAGAAATTGTGTTTAGGATCATAATTGCGTTCTTGTTTTAA
- a CDS encoding photosystem II S4 domain protein codes for MDRERLTSHLQGEHEKQIGIKAIDAAELAWKTNRPQVTDFYDPYEQKVARSVLSALVEVNALAFGGYRQAERARLVIYPQFFLTETIESPVRVIQARGNFNFVNVSHRDYLGSLMGLGIKREKIGDIICLDDGCQVVVASEIADYLLTHWNQVHQVSLTVTEIDPEQINVAPERVKEIKTTVASMRLDAIAASGFGTSRTKMAREVKNERVKVNWKTVTNPAHEINQGDVLSIRGRGRVVVEQITGTTKKGRIGLVLKRMM; via the coding sequence GTGGATAGAGAGAGACTCACGTCGCATCTGCAGGGAGAGCATGAGAAGCAGATTGGAATTAAAGCAATAGACGCGGCTGAATTGGCATGGAAAACCAATCGTCCGCAGGTAACTGACTTTTATGACCCTTATGAACAGAAAGTAGCCAGAAGCGTGCTGTCCGCGTTAGTCGAAGTAAATGCGCTTGCATTCGGAGGCTACCGACAGGCGGAACGGGCTCGGCTGGTTATTTATCCCCAATTTTTCTTGACTGAGACTATCGAATCGCCGGTCAGAGTGATTCAGGCGCGAGGCAATTTTAACTTTGTGAACGTGTCTCACCGCGATTACTTGGGTTCGCTGATGGGCTTGGGAATTAAACGCGAAAAGATTGGCGATATTATCTGTCTTGATGATGGATGTCAGGTTGTTGTCGCCAGTGAAATCGCGGATTATCTGCTTACCCACTGGAATCAAGTGCATCAGGTCAGCCTTACTGTTACCGAAATAGATCCGGAGCAGATTAACGTTGCGCCGGAGCGGGTTAAGGAAATCAAAACAACCGTGGCTTCTATGCGCTTGGATGCGATAGCTGCCTCAGGATTTGGCACATCGCGAACGAAGATGGCAAGAGAAGTCAAGAATGAGCGGGTTAAAGTGAACTGGAAAACAGTAACGAACCCAGCTCACGAGATTAATCAGGGTGATGTCCTTTCGATTCGCGGGCGGGGACGAGTTGTGGTGGAGCAGATTACCGGCACTACCAAAAAGGGCAGAATTGGACTTGTTTTAAAGCGGATGATGTAA
- a CDS encoding DivIVA domain-containing protein, whose translation MLRPIDIHNAEFKRSFRGYNEEEVDEFLSRIVSEYENVVQQNKDLKEEIKKLEEELRQFQNKESDIYGLITLTRETVSEAKEVANQQAQSIIDEANLKAKVIIDEAKFKAKQILQENTEQLEQLQQKVRRLSEVEAAFKQKMRQLMETIWAMLEDVKITEIKQQDESAATRVYEDLAAEVELLSEE comes from the coding sequence ATGCTGAGACCTATTGACATTCACAATGCGGAGTTTAAGCGTTCATTCAGGGGCTACAATGAGGAAGAGGTTGATGAGTTTTTATCCAGGATTGTGAGCGAATATGAAAATGTAGTTCAGCAGAACAAAGATTTGAAGGAAGAGATTAAGAAGCTGGAGGAAGAACTGCGGCAGTTCCAAAACAAAGAATCAGACATTTACGGTCTGATAACGCTCACCCGTGAAACTGTGTCGGAGGCGAAAGAAGTTGCCAATCAGCAGGCGCAGTCAATCATCGATGAAGCCAATCTTAAGGCAAAAGTGATCATCGACGAGGCAAAGTTTAAAGCAAAACAGATACTGCAGGAAAATACTGAGCAACTTGAACAGCTGCAGCAGAAAGTTCGCAGATTGTCTGAGGTGGAAGCAGCGTTTAAGCAGAAAATGCGGCAGCTTATGGAAACGATTTGGGCTATGTTGGAAGATGTAAAGATTACTGAAATCAAACAGCAGGATGAATCGGCTGCAACACGAGTTTATGAGGACCTAGCAGCGGAGGTCGAGCTTCTCAGTGAAGAATAA
- the proB gene encoding glutamate 5-kinase encodes MVKYKRIVVKIGSSSLTHDSGKLNLQRIDHFIRQLVDLKNQGREVIFVTSGAVGAGMGALGMKDRPQLIPEQQAAAAVGQAQLMAVYNRFLREYGEIGAQILLTAGDLENRQRYLNAYNTMTCLLRRGVIPIINENDTVATEEIKFGDNDTLSALVAGMADAELLIILSDIDGLYDGDPRQNSAAKKIDKVERISPQIEALAKGRGSRLGTGGMQTKISAAKIAVNSGIITVIGPAHHEYVIPKIVAMLEHGNDYSIGTTFLPGVYALSKRKHWLMYGQNASGTLVVDEGAEEALLVRGKSLLPGGIVAVEGSFQHGDLVKVVNEKGALVGKGLVNYSSAEIDQIKGRHSREIDSILGFSCGADVIHRDNLAVSCEIVNSAKEEKQ; translated from the coding sequence ATGGTGAAATATAAGCGCATCGTGGTCAAAATTGGAAGCAGTTCTCTAACTCATGATAGCGGAAAACTCAACCTTCAGCGAATCGACCATTTTATTCGTCAACTGGTAGATCTAAAAAACCAGGGCAGGGAGGTGATTTTTGTCACTTCAGGTGCGGTCGGTGCAGGAATGGGAGCCTTGGGAATGAAAGACAGGCCGCAGCTTATTCCGGAACAGCAGGCAGCTGCTGCGGTGGGACAAGCGCAGTTGATGGCTGTTTACAACCGATTTCTGCGGGAGTACGGGGAAATAGGGGCTCAGATTCTGCTGACAGCAGGTGATCTGGAAAATAGGCAGCGCTATCTAAATGCCTACAATACAATGACCTGCCTGTTAAGAAGGGGCGTTATTCCGATTATTAACGAGAACGATACGGTTGCGACTGAAGAAATTAAGTTTGGTGACAATGATACTCTCTCTGCTTTGGTAGCGGGAATGGCAGATGCGGAACTACTAATTATTCTATCGGACATTGATGGTCTCTATGACGGAGACCCGCGCCAAAACAGCGCTGCTAAGAAGATTGATAAAGTGGAGAGAATCAGTCCGCAGATAGAGGCTTTGGCCAAAGGACGGGGCAGTCGACTGGGAACGGGCGGAATGCAGACGAAGATTAGTGCAGCTAAGATCGCGGTCAATTCGGGGATTATAACCGTTATCGGTCCCGCTCACCACGAGTATGTCATTCCCAAAATTGTAGCTATGCTGGAGCATGGCAACGATTATTCTATTGGAACAACTTTTTTGCCAGGCGTTTATGCCCTAAGTAAACGCAAGCACTGGCTGATGTATGGTCAAAATGCCAGCGGCACCTTAGTTGTGGATGAAGGAGCTGAAGAAGCCCTGCTGGTTAGGGGAAAAAGTCTTCTGCCGGGAGGCATAGTTGCTGTCGAGGGTAGTTTTCAGCACGGAGATTTGGTAAAGGTTGTAAACGAAAAGGGAGCTTTGGTGGGTAAGGGATTAGTAAATTATTCGTCCGCAGAGATTGATCAGATTAAAGGCCGCCATTCAAGGGAGATCGATTCAATTCTGGGTTTCAGCTGCGGTGCGGATGTGATTCACCGCGATAATCTGGCAGTAAGCTGTGAAATTGTAAATTCTGCAAAGGAGGAAAAGCAGTGA
- a CDS encoding glutamate-5-semialdehyde dehydrogenase, which produces MSIQSELIALAEESKKAAQILATASTDVKNRALEAIAEALENSSDRIILENTKDLESGKAAGLSSALLDRLKLDETRIKAMADGLREIIQLKDPIGDITEMWTRPNGLQVGKMRVPLGVIGIIYEARPNVTIDAAGLCLKSGNAVILRGGSEAINSNRVLAKIAAEAAAACGLPAAAVQLVQTTDREAVSVLLGLNEYLDVLIPRGGAGLIRRVINEAKVPVIQTGTGNCHIYVDRSADLQMALDIVVNAKISRPGVCNAVETLLVHEAAAEALLPRLGDALRQHNVEMRGCSKTRALLPEAKPAQEDDWHEEYLDYILAIKIVSTFTEAVEHINFYGTKHSEAIITNDYSLSQRFLREVDAAAVYVNASTRFTDGNQFGLGAEMGISTQKLHARGPMGLNELTTNKYVILGQGHIRR; this is translated from the coding sequence GTGAGTATCCAAAGTGAGCTGATTGCTCTGGCAGAAGAGTCTAAGAAGGCAGCGCAAATCCTAGCGACTGCTTCAACCGATGTGAAAAACCGAGCTTTAGAAGCAATCGCTGAAGCGCTGGAGAACTCCAGTGACCGGATTATCCTTGAGAACACCAAGGATCTAGAATCTGGTAAGGCAGCAGGTTTAAGCAGTGCTCTCTTGGATCGGCTGAAACTCGATGAAACCAGAATCAAGGCCATGGCAGATGGACTGCGTGAGATAATTCAGCTGAAAGACCCGATTGGCGATATAACCGAGATGTGGACGAGACCCAATGGCCTGCAGGTCGGAAAAATGCGCGTACCTTTAGGTGTAATTGGCATTATTTACGAAGCAAGGCCAAATGTCACTATTGATGCCGCGGGTTTGTGTCTAAAGTCGGGGAACGCAGTTATTCTGCGGGGCGGCTCGGAAGCTATTAATTCCAATCGAGTTTTAGCCAAAATTGCAGCTGAGGCTGCTGCTGCCTGCGGACTACCTGCCGCTGCAGTGCAGCTGGTTCAAACTACAGACAGAGAAGCGGTTTCAGTTCTTTTGGGCCTCAATGAATACTTAGATGTGCTTATTCCCCGCGGTGGAGCAGGTTTGATCCGGAGAGTGATCAACGAGGCCAAAGTTCCGGTTATCCAGACTGGCACCGGTAACTGCCATATCTATGTTGATCGCTCGGCTGATCTGCAGATGGCGCTGGATATTGTTGTAAATGCAAAGATCAGCCGTCCCGGAGTTTGCAACGCAGTGGAAACCCTGTTGGTACATGAAGCAGCGGCTGAGGCGTTGCTTCCGAGGCTCGGAGACGCCTTGCGGCAGCATAATGTAGAAATGCGTGGGTGCTCAAAAACTAGAGCGCTGCTGCCCGAAGCTAAGCCCGCCCAGGAGGATGATTGGCATGAAGAGTACCTAGATTACATATTAGCGATCAAAATTGTCTCAACCTTTACAGAGGCTGTGGAGCATATCAATTTTTACGGTACTAAGCACTCAGAAGCCATCATTACTAATGATTACAGCTTAAGTCAGCGGTTTTTGAGAGAGGTTGATGCTGCAGCGGTTTATGTTAACGCTTCCACCCGGTTTACCGATGGCAACCAGTTTGGGTTAGGAGCAGAAATGGGGATCAGCACTCAAAAACTCCACGCGCGGGGTCCAATGGGTTTAAATGAGTTGACTACAAATAAATATGTGATTCTTGGACAGGGTCACATTCGCAGATGA
- the proC gene encoding pyrroline-5-carboxylate reductase, giving the protein MRICLIGLGKMGSALLKGIVDAGLFMPEQITACDPLLVEAENNLEYFGIRTCKDLAEAVIQSDLIILAVKPQVFTEIAGSLAQIVKDKLVVSIMAGLSTTKLRLALGETSRIVRVMPNTPVLINAGVSAVTAGPEIDEQELQLVTKIFSTLGEVVEVDEGLMDAVTGLSGSGPAYIYVLIEAMADGAVAAGLPRELALKLAALTVKGAAQMVLETGWHPGALKDMVTSPAGTTIRGLEVLEEQGFRFAAMKAIKAGAERSRELNRIE; this is encoded by the coding sequence GTGAGAATCTGTCTGATTGGTTTAGGGAAAATGGGTTCTGCTCTTCTGAAAGGGATTGTTGATGCCGGGCTCTTCATGCCGGAACAGATTACAGCCTGCGATCCGCTGCTCGTGGAAGCAGAAAACAACCTAGAATACTTTGGTATCAGGACTTGCAAAGATCTTGCAGAAGCTGTGATCCAGTCCGATCTAATCATTTTGGCTGTAAAACCTCAGGTTTTTACTGAGATAGCCGGGAGCCTAGCTCAGATTGTTAAAGATAAGCTTGTTGTTTCAATCATGGCCGGTCTGTCTACAACTAAGCTTCGCCTAGCCTTAGGCGAAACTAGCAGGATAGTCCGAGTAATGCCTAACACTCCTGTCCTGATTAACGCCGGAGTCTCGGCAGTGACTGCGGGACCGGAAATCGATGAGCAGGAGCTGCAGCTTGTCACCAAGATTTTTTCTACTCTTGGAGAAGTTGTAGAGGTCGATGAAGGCCTAATGGATGCAGTCACTGGGTTAAGCGGCAGCGGTCCAGCCTATATCTATGTGCTGATAGAGGCGATGGCTGATGGAGCAGTTGCAGCGGGTCTGCCCCGGGAGTTAGCCCTGAAATTAGCAGCCCTTACTGTTAAGGGCGCTGCTCAAATGGTTCTGGAGACAGGATGGCATCCCGGTGCCCTCAAGGATATGGTTACTTCGCCAGCTGGCACCACGATCAGGGGTTTGGAAGTGCTGGAAGAGCAGGGGTTCCGTTTTGCTGCTATGAAGGCAATTAAGGCTGGTGCAGAGCGCTCACGGGAGCTGAACCGCATAGAATAA